From the Cohaesibacter sp. ES.047 genome, one window contains:
- a CDS encoding carbohydrate ABC transporter permease, which translates to MLGRGYYWLVTALAIPAFAWLVPILWMVSLSLQPNDVLARTTSSTFFGLVPIPFTLDNYTALFSFGHTPLWFLNSAIVAFGMTFAVLFVSTTAGYALARLDFPFKKVVIVFCLIGLMVPEQAVFIPLYTMFADLGWHNSYQALILPRVAVPIGVFLMMQFFKAIPADIEEAARLDGVSWLQIFWHIMLPLARPAITTLAILTFLYAWNDYLWPLVSAQKREIFTITLGLASLQSNFAQSEGLGRVMASGVIATVPVVVLFLIFQRYVVQAMTAGGSKG; encoded by the coding sequence ATGCTTGGACGCGGCTACTACTGGCTGGTGACAGCGCTTGCCATCCCCGCCTTTGCCTGGCTGGTTCCCATCCTCTGGATGGTGTCCCTGTCGCTGCAGCCCAACGATGTTTTGGCCCGGACCACCTCCTCGACCTTCTTCGGTCTGGTGCCGATCCCCTTCACGCTGGACAATTATACGGCCCTCTTTTCTTTCGGGCACACCCCGCTGTGGTTCCTGAACTCGGCCATTGTTGCCTTCGGCATGACGTTTGCGGTGTTGTTTGTTTCCACCACTGCAGGCTATGCGTTGGCCCGGCTAGACTTTCCTTTCAAAAAGGTCGTGATTGTCTTCTGTCTCATCGGTCTGATGGTGCCCGAGCAGGCGGTCTTCATCCCGCTTTACACCATGTTTGCCGATCTTGGCTGGCATAACAGCTATCAGGCCTTGATCCTGCCACGGGTGGCCGTGCCGATCGGTGTGTTTCTGATGATGCAGTTCTTCAAGGCGATTCCTGCCGATATAGAGGAGGCCGCGCGCCTTGATGGTGTGAGCTGGCTACAGATTTTCTGGCACATCATGTTGCCGCTCGCGCGCCCTGCGATCACCACGCTGGCGATCCTGACCTTTCTTTATGCTTGGAACGATTATCTCTGGCCGCTGGTCTCTGCCCAGAAGCGCGAGATTTTCACCATCACGCTCGGCCTCGCCAGCCTTCAATCAAACTTCGCACAATCCGAGGGGCTTGGCCGGGTCATGGCATCTGGCGTCATCGCGACCGTGCCAGTGGTTGTGCTTTTCCTCATCTTCCAGCGTTACGTGGTTCAGGCAATGACCGCAGGCGGAAGCAAAGGATAA
- a CDS encoding ABC transporter ATP-binding protein, with protein MTGVVLKNVVKKFGDVEVVHGVSLAIEDGEFCVFVGPSGCGKSTLMRMVAGLEVTTSGSIHIGSLDVTKLDPAERGVAMVFQTYALYPHMTVEENMGFGLRMNGVPKDVIRKKVAEASRILKLDAYMDRKPKALSGGQRQRVAIGRTIVRGPDVFLFDEPLSNLDAELRVEMRVEIARLHKEIGATMIYVTHDQVEAMTLADKIVVLRDGNIEQVGKPLELYEDPDNRFVAGFIGSPSMNFLGARVQDNEVFVTSLAASLSPSVALPARGTEIEVGIRPEHLSIDPDGNQFRIDFIECLGGMSYLHLTSDNGERVVVAEIGICQFQEQAAVGLAFDLGDVRLFERKSGKRLR; from the coding sequence ATGACCGGTGTTGTGCTGAAGAATGTTGTCAAGAAATTTGGCGATGTGGAAGTCGTCCACGGCGTCAGTCTGGCCATTGAGGATGGGGAATTCTGCGTCTTTGTTGGCCCGTCCGGCTGCGGCAAGTCGACCCTGATGCGGATGGTGGCAGGGCTTGAGGTCACCACATCGGGCAGCATCCACATTGGCTCGCTGGATGTAACCAAGCTCGATCCGGCAGAGCGGGGCGTCGCCATGGTGTTTCAGACCTATGCCCTTTATCCGCATATGACGGTCGAGGAGAACATGGGCTTCGGGCTACGCATGAATGGCGTGCCAAAGGATGTGATCCGCAAGAAGGTCGCCGAAGCCAGTCGGATCCTGAAGCTTGACGCCTATATGGATCGCAAGCCCAAGGCCTTGTCGGGCGGCCAGCGCCAGCGCGTGGCCATCGGCCGGACCATCGTGCGCGGTCCGGACGTGTTTTTGTTCGACGAACCTCTGAGCAATCTTGATGCGGAGCTGCGTGTCGAGATGCGTGTCGAAATCGCGCGACTGCACAAGGAGATCGGCGCGACAATGATCTATGTAACCCATGATCAGGTCGAGGCCATGACGCTGGCGGACAAGATTGTGGTTCTGCGCGATGGGAATATCGAACAGGTTGGCAAGCCGCTGGAGCTTTACGAGGATCCGGACAACCGCTTCGTGGCGGGCTTTATCGGCTCGCCCTCGATGAACTTTCTGGGCGCGCGAGTGCAGGATAACGAAGTGTTCGTCACCTCTTTGGCGGCCAGCCTGTCACCCTCTGTTGCCTTGCCCGCGAGGGGAACAGAAATCGAAGTCGGCATCCGTCCTGAACATCTGTCGATCGATCCGGATGGCAATCAATTCCGGATCGATTTCATCGAGTGTTTAGGGGGAATGTCCTATCTGCATTTGACGTCCGACAACGGTGAGCGCGTTGTGGTCGCCGAAATTGGGATCTGCCAATTCCAAGAACAAGCGGCCGTCGGTCTTGCTTTCGATCTGGGCGACGTCCGATTGTTCGAGCGGAAAAGTGGCAAACGCCTACGATGA
- a CDS encoding tripartite tricarboxylate transporter permease, which translates to MLQDLVGGFLVVIQPVNLLILMTAVFIGFIGGALPGISGVILVVILLPVTYGMDSTGAFMLLTAIYASSVFSGLITSILYRAPGTPEAVMTAIDGYPMTQKGEAGKALGIGILSSAFGGVVGTIVLIFATPILAGVALQFSSPEFFALAVLGLSVVASLGGNLLLGIMGVLLGLFVSTIGIDPLTGTIRYTFGNLHLMGGINLIPVIIGLFAISEVLKRCQERQVHLPAKKISITIFDRGVMREIRSTLARSSILGVLIGILPGIGASTAAMVSYGEAVRWSKDPSRFGKGAAEGVAAPEAANNAAAMGALVPLFALGIPGSGVTAIILGAFIIHGLQPGPLFMSGNTDLIYAVFVGLLIVNLMILVISKPFIAILSKLLDIPYSALGPIIVICCIVGTYSVQNAITDVWLMLGFGVVGFLLEKINFPLVSVILGVVLGPIAESELRRSLGMSHGDPSIFIERPISATLLVIAVGLVAFSIIRPIIARRRAHLEENTNSGAA; encoded by the coding sequence ATGTTACAGGATCTTGTCGGGGGGTTCCTCGTCGTTATTCAGCCAGTCAACTTGCTCATTCTAATGACAGCCGTTTTCATCGGCTTCATTGGTGGTGCACTTCCTGGCATCAGCGGTGTCATTCTGGTTGTCATCCTCTTGCCTGTGACCTACGGCATGGATTCCACTGGCGCTTTCATGCTGTTAACAGCGATCTATGCGTCCAGTGTCTTTTCTGGCCTGATAACGTCCATTCTCTACCGGGCACCGGGCACGCCGGAAGCTGTTATGACAGCCATTGACGGCTATCCCATGACCCAAAAGGGCGAGGCTGGCAAGGCGCTTGGGATTGGCATTCTCAGCTCCGCATTCGGCGGGGTTGTCGGAACGATTGTTCTGATTTTTGCAACGCCGATCCTTGCCGGAGTTGCCCTTCAGTTTTCTTCACCCGAATTCTTTGCGCTCGCGGTTCTTGGATTGTCGGTTGTTGCCTCACTTGGAGGCAATCTGCTGCTCGGTATTATGGGCGTACTGCTGGGGCTGTTCGTGTCCACCATTGGCATCGACCCTCTGACCGGAACCATACGCTATACCTTCGGCAATCTTCATTTGATGGGCGGGATCAACCTCATTCCGGTCATCATCGGCTTGTTCGCGATCTCGGAAGTTCTGAAACGGTGTCAGGAGCGACAGGTTCATTTGCCTGCAAAGAAAATCTCCATCACCATTTTTGACCGTGGCGTGATGCGTGAAATTCGAAGCACATTGGCCCGTTCGTCTATTCTTGGTGTCTTGATCGGCATTCTTCCCGGGATTGGCGCAAGCACCGCTGCAATGGTCAGCTACGGTGAAGCCGTGCGTTGGTCCAAGGATCCCAGCCGGTTCGGAAAAGGCGCTGCAGAAGGGGTTGCCGCCCCGGAAGCAGCCAACAACGCCGCCGCCATGGGGGCTTTGGTTCCGCTGTTCGCGCTTGGTATCCCCGGCAGTGGGGTAACCGCGATTATTCTGGGGGCATTCATCATTCACGGGCTCCAGCCCGGCCCCTTGTTCATGAGCGGCAACACGGATCTGATCTATGCAGTCTTTGTCGGTCTGCTCATCGTCAACCTGATGATCCTGGTCATCTCCAAGCCCTTTATCGCCATTCTCTCGAAACTTTTGGACATTCCCTATTCTGCCCTTGGGCCGATCATCGTCATTTGCTGTATCGTTGGCACCTACTCCGTCCAGAACGCGATTACCGATGTTTGGTTGATGCTTGGCTTCGGGGTTGTCGGTTTCCTGCTCGAAAAGATCAATTTTCCATTGGTCTCGGTCATTCTCGGGGTCGTCCTTGGCCCTATCGCAGAGAGTGAACTGCGCCGGTCCCTTGGTATGTCCCATGGCGATCCGAGCATTTTCATCGAACGACCGATCAGCGCGACTTTGCTTGTCATCGCGGTCGGACTTGTGGCGTTTTCCATCATTCGACCGATTATCGCACGGCGTCGCGCACACCTTGAGGAAAATACGAACAGTGGTGCAGCTTAA
- a CDS encoding NAD(P)H-dependent oxidoreductase: protein MNYHSYFKADSKIVEACIIGTGGFGRSLLAQGLRVPLLEVRIGVDVTAQNVVEAMIDAGVDEAQIAVCHTAQSAKEAFEKGAFIATDDLAHVVDLPFSIAVEATGHPVHGARHADLAIRAGKHVAMVSKEVDSVVGAELSARAKEAGLVFTPVDGDQPSLLIGLITWAQLLGLEIIAAGKASEYDFVYDRASGTIACNGSTYETPQFAPVARMGDSDIPALVESRAKAASALPQRAVPDLCEMSIVANACAMDIDRSDFHCPIARIDEVPSILCGVEDGGILSKTGVLDVFHCLREPGEISFAGGVFVIVRCEHADTWSMLADKGHIISRNARTAMLFLPRHLLGLEAATSLLEAGLLDRSSGAMEPKHCFDLVAFADIDLAEGTCLEMGGHHHSINGVSARLVPAGALSGNSPAPFYLASNQRLARAVKAGGYIVMDDLEPFDPTPLTEIRQDQDIRFHSQGRSS from the coding sequence ATGAATTACCATTCCTATTTCAAAGCCGACAGCAAGATAGTCGAAGCTTGTATCATTGGGACCGGCGGTTTCGGTCGAAGCCTGTTGGCTCAGGGGCTTCGGGTCCCACTTCTTGAAGTTCGCATCGGTGTGGACGTTACAGCTCAAAATGTCGTGGAAGCCATGATCGATGCAGGCGTGGATGAAGCCCAGATAGCTGTTTGCCATACAGCGCAAAGCGCGAAAGAGGCCTTTGAAAAAGGCGCCTTTATTGCCACAGATGACTTGGCCCATGTTGTCGACCTGCCCTTCTCGATTGCAGTGGAGGCAACAGGTCACCCGGTTCATGGTGCCCGTCATGCAGATCTGGCCATCAGAGCAGGCAAGCATGTGGCAATGGTTTCAAAAGAGGTGGATAGCGTTGTCGGAGCAGAACTTTCTGCGCGCGCCAAGGAAGCCGGGCTTGTGTTCACTCCAGTAGATGGCGATCAGCCAAGTTTGCTGATCGGGCTTATCACCTGGGCGCAACTGCTTGGTCTGGAAATCATTGCTGCCGGCAAGGCGAGCGAGTATGACTTTGTTTATGACCGAGCAAGCGGCACAATCGCGTGCAATGGTTCAACCTATGAAACGCCGCAATTCGCGCCCGTTGCGCGAATGGGGGATTCAGATATTCCGGCACTTGTGGAGTCTCGGGCAAAAGCGGCCAGCGCACTCCCTCAGAGGGCCGTTCCCGATCTGTGTGAGATGAGCATCGTTGCCAATGCCTGTGCAATGGATATTGATCGATCTGATTTCCATTGCCCGATTGCCCGCATCGACGAAGTGCCTTCAATTTTGTGCGGTGTTGAAGACGGAGGGATTCTGAGCAAAACAGGCGTTCTGGATGTCTTCCACTGCTTGCGAGAACCTGGAGAGATCAGTTTCGCAGGCGGCGTTTTCGTGATCGTCCGCTGCGAACATGCCGATACGTGGAGCATGTTGGCAGATAAGGGACATATCATTAGCCGCAACGCGCGCACAGCCATGCTGTTCCTGCCGCGCCATCTTCTCGGATTGGAGGCTGCGACATCCCTGTTGGAAGCGGGCCTGCTTGATCGGTCAAGCGGCGCAATGGAGCCCAAGCATTGCTTTGATCTTGTTGCCTTTGCTGATATCGATCTGGCAGAGGGGACATGCCTTGAAATGGGTGGTCATCACCATTCCATCAACGGCGTGTCTGCCCGACTGGTTCCCGCAGGTGCCTTGTCGGGCAACAGCCCCGCTCCATTTTACCTTGCCTCCAATCAACGATTGGCGCGTGCGGTAAAAGCAGGAGGCTACATCGTAATGGATGATTTAGAACCCTTCGACCCCACCCCACTTACCGAGATTCGCCAGGATCAGGACATTCGCTTCCATTCGCAAGGGCGGTCGTCCTGA
- a CDS encoding extracellular solute-binding protein: MKRLILAATMAVGVVTPTLAQDVTLGRFFGACEDAGTDTKASVGEPCIVQSIINAASAEIDGVTIETLPTDWGNYYDQIKAAYAGGTPPDVHVMHRHRVAEFAGLGALADLTDDLAGAGNDVSDWAAAAKEGVTYKGRVYGVPFDFHANLWHVNMDIMEQAGLVKDGKPVLPTSVDELMAQAKQVKEKTGKDYLIGDFSQFDTGVRVVMSLIWQQGGDLYEGDTATVNTPEAKAALKVLTDLFDNGYAKPKLNYADSQQAFLNGEGAIFINGTWVVDFNDAQAADPDVALKNYYAASFPTLFGTDASWADSHMWAIPASVKKNDPAKYQAALKVLAFINDHNGDWARTGHMAVRNSVLQSDAYAKLPHRTEYAGTAEMARTMPPNKRYGAIWDALNREYKAIWLTGKDVDEALSNAQADVQDLLDR; the protein is encoded by the coding sequence ATGAAAAGATTAATTCTGGCGGCGACGATGGCCGTAGGCGTCGTCACCCCGACCCTCGCTCAGGATGTCACGCTGGGCCGTTTCTTCGGCGCATGTGAAGATGCCGGCACCGACACAAAGGCGTCGGTTGGTGAACCCTGCATCGTGCAATCGATCATCAATGCCGCAAGCGCCGAGATCGATGGCGTCACCATAGAGACGCTGCCCACCGACTGGGGCAACTATTATGACCAGATCAAAGCCGCCTATGCCGGCGGCACCCCGCCGGATGTCCATGTGATGCACCGTCACCGGGTTGCCGAATTCGCTGGCCTTGGTGCCCTTGCAGACTTGACCGATGATCTGGCCGGTGCCGGGAACGACGTATCAGACTGGGCCGCGGCCGCCAAAGAGGGCGTGACCTATAAGGGCCGTGTCTATGGCGTACCGTTCGATTTCCATGCCAACCTGTGGCACGTCAACATGGACATCATGGAGCAAGCAGGGCTGGTTAAAGATGGCAAACCCGTCCTTCCCACTTCGGTTGACGAGCTGATGGCGCAGGCCAAGCAGGTCAAGGAGAAAACCGGCAAAGACTATCTCATCGGTGACTTCTCGCAGTTTGATACGGGCGTCCGGGTGGTCATGTCCCTGATCTGGCAGCAAGGTGGTGACCTTTATGAGGGTGATACCGCCACGGTCAACACCCCTGAAGCAAAGGCCGCTCTCAAGGTCCTGACCGATCTGTTCGACAATGGCTATGCCAAGCCCAAGCTGAACTATGCCGATAGCCAGCAGGCCTTCCTCAACGGGGAAGGAGCGATCTTCATCAACGGCACATGGGTGGTCGACTTCAACGACGCACAGGCTGCCGATCCGGATGTCGCTCTCAAAAATTACTATGCGGCCAGTTTCCCGACCCTGTTCGGCACGGATGCCTCCTGGGCAGACAGCCACATGTGGGCAATCCCCGCATCTGTGAAAAAGAATGATCCGGCGAAATATCAGGCCGCACTGAAGGTTCTGGCTTTCATCAATGATCACAATGGCGACTGGGCACGCACTGGCCATATGGCAGTTCGCAATTCAGTTCTGCAGAGCGATGCCTATGCCAAGCTGCCGCACCGGACCGAATATGCCGGCACCGCAGAGATGGCCAGAACAATGCCTCCCAACAAGCGTTACGGCGCTATCTGGGATGCGCTCAACCGCGAGTACAAAGCCATCTGGCTGACCGGCAAGGACGTCGACGAAGCCTTGTCCAATGCTCAGGCTGATGTACAGGATCTACTGGATCGCTGA
- a CDS encoding GntR family transcriptional regulator, with product MANLLRDLIVSGQTPPGERISERVLTEKFGISRTPLREAFKILESEGLVSIRPNAGATVIQLCTEDVRDALEILIGLESIGAEQAATRASAEEIEEIAELNAKMIEAFEKRELMEYFHINQEIHQKIIDAAKNTALSRIYAAESARIKRFRFAGNRDLVRWKRAVQEHAQILDALERREGALLREILKAHHIAGWKIAQKALIADGQIRPASSP from the coding sequence ATGGCCAATCTGCTTCGCGATCTTATTGTGAGCGGCCAGACACCGCCGGGAGAGCGCATAAGTGAAAGAGTTTTGACCGAAAAGTTCGGCATATCCCGCACGCCCTTGCGGGAAGCGTTCAAAATTCTGGAGAGTGAGGGGCTCGTCTCCATTCGGCCCAATGCGGGCGCCACCGTCATTCAATTGTGCACAGAGGATGTCCGTGATGCCCTTGAAATCCTGATCGGTCTTGAAAGTATTGGCGCTGAACAGGCTGCAACGCGTGCCTCGGCCGAAGAGATCGAGGAAATCGCTGAATTGAATGCAAAAATGATAGAAGCGTTCGAAAAGCGTGAGCTTATGGAATATTTCCACATCAATCAGGAAATCCACCAGAAGATCATAGACGCAGCAAAAAACACGGCTTTGTCGCGGATCTATGCCGCGGAAAGTGCCCGTATCAAGCGCTTCAGGTTCGCAGGCAATCGTGATCTGGTTCGATGGAAAAGAGCCGTGCAGGAACATGCCCAGATCCTCGACGCGCTAGAGCGTCGGGAAGGGGCCTTGCTGAGAGAAATTCTCAAGGCACACCACATTGCAGGCTGGAAAATTGCCCAAAAGGCCTTGATCGCAGACGGGCAAATACGCCCTGCCTCATCCCCGTGA
- a CDS encoding 1,4-beta-xylanase, with protein sequence MELNTTGRWPKTEAQNWWQQQNWICGFNYLPSTAVNFLDMWMAQSFDRETIARELRWAADIGFNSARVNLHYLVWQHDRDGLMERLDWFLGCASEAGLSVMPVLFDDCGFGGFEPVYGPQPDPVPGIHNSRAVASPGRSAVMDRAQWSGFRAYVTDILGRFSDDARILAWDLYNEPGNGMIFCHDGGFSNYDPALAEHSRDLMIQSFECARAVGVTQPLTVAAWRTPPVGDNSIAYDNEIDRLALALSDIITFHAYCDSDHARRYIEQLGAYGRPMLSTEWMARTIGSKIEDQLELYQTNKVGCYQWGFVRGRTQTDLPWPAMLETYHGGARDAHEAPAEWFHDLLQTDGTPYDPREIEILSALTRKGCRESAE encoded by the coding sequence ATGGAATTGAACACCACTGGCCGTTGGCCGAAGACAGAGGCCCAAAACTGGTGGCAGCAGCAGAATTGGATCTGCGGCTTCAACTATCTGCCGTCTACTGCGGTCAATTTTCTGGACATGTGGATGGCCCAGAGCTTTGATCGCGAGACCATCGCGCGGGAGCTTCGCTGGGCAGCAGACATCGGCTTCAATTCCGCTCGTGTCAATCTGCATTATCTGGTCTGGCAGCATGATCGCGACGGGCTCATGGAGCGCCTCGACTGGTTCCTTGGCTGTGCCTCGGAGGCTGGGCTTTCTGTCATGCCGGTGCTGTTTGATGATTGCGGCTTCGGTGGGTTCGAGCCGGTCTATGGCCCGCAGCCAGACCCTGTGCCCGGCATTCACAACAGCCGAGCGGTTGCCAGTCCGGGCCGCTCTGCTGTGATGGATCGGGCTCAGTGGAGCGGATTCAGAGCCTATGTCACCGATATTCTGGGCCGCTTTTCCGATGACGCGCGCATTTTGGCGTGGGACCTTTATAACGAGCCGGGCAATGGCATGATTTTCTGCCATGACGGTGGCTTTTCGAACTATGACCCGGCCTTGGCGGAGCACAGCCGCGATCTGATGATCCAAAGCTTTGAGTGCGCCCGCGCTGTCGGAGTGACCCAGCCGCTGACAGTCGCAGCATGGCGGACACCTCCGGTGGGGGACAACAGCATCGCCTATGACAATGAGATCGACCGTCTGGCACTCGCATTATCCGACATCATCACCTTTCATGCCTATTGCGACAGCGATCATGCGCGCCGGTATATAGAACAGCTTGGCGCCTATGGCCGACCGATGTTGTCAACGGAATGGATGGCGCGCACGATCGGTAGCAAAATTGAAGACCAGCTTGAGCTTTATCAGACGAACAAGGTGGGATGTTACCAGTGGGGCTTTGTTCGTGGCCGCACCCAGACCGATCTGCCATGGCCTGCCATGCTGGAGACCTATCACGGTGGGGCTCGGGATGCTCATGAAGCACCGGCGGAATGGTTCCACGACCTGCTCCAGACGGACGGCACACCCTATGACCCCAGAGAAATCGAAATCCTTTCAGCGTTGACACGCAAGGGATGCAGAGAAAGCGCGGAGTAG
- a CDS encoding multidrug efflux SMR transporter: MAWVCLFIAGVLETVWAFYMKQSDGFSRTLPTAITLITMTASFGLLSVAMKTLPLGTAYMIWTGIGAVGAFVVGIVVLEETVTPARVIAALLIVSGIIIMKLASPD; encoded by the coding sequence ATGGCTTGGGTTTGTCTTTTTATTGCCGGCGTCTTGGAGACTGTTTGGGCTTTTTACATGAAGCAGTCCGACGGTTTTTCCCGCACCCTCCCGACCGCCATCACACTCATAACAATGACCGCCAGTTTCGGGCTGTTGTCTGTGGCGATGAAAACCCTCCCCCTCGGCACAGCCTATATGATTTGGACGGGCATCGGAGCGGTCGGCGCGTTTGTCGTCGGTATCGTCGTTCTGGAAGAAACCGTCACCCCTGCACGGGTTATTGCGGCGCTTCTTATCGTCAGCGGCATCATCATCATGAAACTGGCTAGCCCTGACTGA
- a CDS encoding LacI family DNA-binding transcriptional regulator has translation MPRVTLLDVAKAAAVSKMTASRALREHSDVAAETRERVRKVAAEMGYVPNQMASMLSAKSSLIIPMIIPSISNSVFADIVAHAQPLLLEAGFQMMLFNTDYSLDQEEKAIAALMAWSPAAFILSGVDHTEQSKLQLKNAGFPVVEMMDLTEDPIDLAVGFDHFLAGADMARYLIGRGYKRFAFCGNQLNMDTRAYKRFVGFRDTLQANGFIEPSLFNIDEPEGVLTQDVFQSMVNAKDGLDCIYFSNDDLAISALLLCARLGISVPDQLAIAGFNDIPLGRQITPRLTTTRTPRGLIGEKTAQYALDAIKRKEGIPRVLDLKSELVPRESA, from the coding sequence ATGCCGAGAGTGACATTACTGGATGTGGCCAAAGCTGCCGCTGTCAGCAAGATGACCGCATCCAGAGCCTTGAGAGAGCATTCTGACGTTGCGGCGGAAACCCGCGAGAGAGTGCGCAAGGTTGCCGCCGAGATGGGCTATGTGCCCAATCAGATGGCCTCCATGCTATCCGCCAAGTCCTCATTGATCATTCCGATGATCATTCCCTCGATATCGAACAGTGTCTTTGCGGACATTGTTGCCCATGCCCAGCCGCTGCTGCTGGAAGCGGGTTTTCAGATGATGCTTTTCAACACCGACTATTCCCTTGATCAGGAAGAAAAGGCCATTGCCGCGTTGATGGCCTGGTCTCCGGCTGCGTTCATCCTGTCGGGCGTCGATCACACGGAGCAGTCGAAACTGCAATTGAAGAATGCAGGGTTTCCTGTGGTGGAAATGATGGATCTGACTGAAGACCCTATCGATCTTGCTGTCGGATTCGATCACTTTCTGGCTGGTGCCGATATGGCCCGATATCTCATCGGGCGCGGGTACAAGCGTTTTGCCTTTTGCGGCAATCAGCTCAACATGGACACGAGGGCCTACAAGCGTTTCGTCGGCTTCAGGGATACGCTTCAAGCAAATGGCTTCATCGAGCCTTCGCTGTTCAATATCGATGAGCCGGAAGGTGTCCTCACGCAAGATGTCTTTCAAAGCATGGTGAACGCCAAAGACGGCCTCGATTGCATCTATTTCAGCAACGATGATCTGGCGATTTCTGCTCTCCTGCTGTGTGCTCGGCTCGGGATTTCCGTTCCCGATCAGTTGGCAATTGCCGGGTTCAACGACATTCCTCTTGGGCGGCAGATCACGCCCCGCTTGACCACCACGCGAACCCCGCGCGGTTTGATCGGCGAGAAAACGGCGCAATATGCTCTTGATGCGATCAAGAGAAAGGAAGGCATTCCGCGGGTTCTTGATCTGAAGTCGGAACTGGTCCCCCGCGAAAGCGCCTGA
- a CDS encoding tripartite tricarboxylate transporter TctB family protein → MMRTLKARMVLFCLIVLVTSLMLLVPTMQLPSGNEVTTRIGPRFWPFWILALLAAGAAVQLVLSLFSNAYEERPSKKEQTSSDKLTWLQANTHIVVFVATMIYLYAMTHFGYLITTPIFACVVSFALGERNIKRLALTTLVAALIVAVVFDFLLEIPLP, encoded by the coding sequence ATGATGAGAACGCTTAAAGCGCGCATGGTTTTGTTTTGTTTGATCGTTCTGGTGACAAGCCTCATGCTGCTTGTGCCAACAATGCAATTACCCAGCGGCAACGAAGTCACAACACGCATCGGCCCGCGCTTCTGGCCCTTCTGGATTCTCGCGCTTCTAGCAGCAGGTGCTGCGGTTCAGCTTGTTCTGTCACTCTTCAGCAATGCTTATGAAGAGCGGCCGAGCAAAAAAGAGCAAACGTCGAGCGACAAGCTGACCTGGTTGCAGGCCAATACTCATATCGTCGTCTTTGTGGCAACCATGATCTACCTCTATGCGATGACGCATTTTGGTTACCTGATAACCACACCGATTTTCGCATGTGTTGTGAGTTTTGCGCTCGGCGAGCGCAACATAAAACGATTGGCCCTGACGACGTTGGTCGCGGCGCTTATTGTTGCGGTTGTATTCGACTTTCTTCTTGAAATTCCGCTTCCTTGA
- a CDS encoding tripartite tricarboxylate transporter substrate binding protein: MKNLMRSAAFSCALIGLAATAPAMAGDAAKSFSPKEITAFVAAGAGGGTDNFARQVQPKLKDIFDTNVIVVNLPAASGVMAHQRTATGKANGEAIDFASSTIITSLAAGQNPIGLDMLTPVARMQSDVLTLMVNPKKYDSLEAFMTYAKENPGEVIIGGTHAASPDGMAFLAFKDASGLDMQFIPYDEEGSVAANVMSGNIDGLFNEISASLGYIESGHMKPVMVLADERLADFPDVPTTVENGWDITFGNERGVFINAKTDPAIIKAYENALREIYDSEAYQTYEEKVQLHYREGWLGSKDYRAALEKNLEQFTRLLAESKQ; the protein is encoded by the coding sequence ATGAAAAACCTTATGCGTAGCGCAGCATTCAGCTGTGCCTTGATTGGCCTTGCAGCAACAGCTCCGGCCATGGCCGGCGATGCGGCAAAGAGCTTTTCGCCAAAAGAGATTACGGCTTTCGTTGCAGCGGGCGCCGGTGGCGGCACTGACAACTTTGCCCGTCAGGTGCAGCCGAAATTGAAGGACATCTTTGACACCAACGTCATTGTGGTCAATCTGCCGGCAGCGTCCGGCGTCATGGCGCATCAGCGCACCGCGACCGGAAAAGCCAATGGTGAGGCCATTGATTTTGCGTCTTCCACCATCATCACCTCTCTTGCTGCAGGTCAGAATCCGATCGGCCTTGACATGCTGACACCGGTCGCCCGGATGCAGTCGGATGTGTTGACCCTCATGGTCAACCCCAAAAAATATGACTCGCTCGAAGCCTTTATGACATATGCCAAGGAAAACCCCGGCGAAGTCATCATTGGTGGAACGCATGCGGCAAGCCCGGATGGTATGGCGTTCCTCGCCTTCAAAGACGCCAGTGGTCTTGATATGCAGTTCATTCCTTACGATGAGGAAGGCAGCGTCGCAGCCAACGTGATGAGCGGCAATATTGATGGCCTGTTTAATGAGATCAGTGCTTCGCTCGGCTACATCGAAAGCGGCCACATGAAACCCGTCATGGTTCTGGCAGACGAACGACTGGCTGACTTCCCCGATGTTCCAACGACAGTTGAAAACGGCTGGGACATTACCTTCGGCAATGAGCGCGGTGTGTTTATCAACGCCAAAACTGACCCCGCAATCATCAAAGCTTATGAAAATGCACTGCGGGAAATCTACGATTCCGAGGCCTATCAGACCTATGAGGAAAAAGTGCAGTTGCACTATCGTGAAGGATGGCTAGGCAGCAAGGACTATCGCGCCGCTCTGGAAAAAAATCTTGAGCAATTCACGCGTTTGCTTGCTGAAAGCAAACAATAA